In Vitis vinifera cultivar Pinot Noir 40024 chromosome 11, ASM3070453v1, a genomic segment contains:
- the LOC100244502 gene encoding zinc finger protein CONSTANS-LIKE 5, whose amino-acid sequence MGFQELNGKTFSAATWALAAKPCDSCKSAAALLFCRADSAFLCVGCDSKIHGANKLASRHERVWMCEVCEQAPASVTCKADAAALCVTCDRDIHSANPLARRHDRVPVVPFYDSAESLVKSTAAAVGFLVPGGAGDEEDSEAASWLLPNPKLPEGPEVKSGEVFFSDIDPFLDFDYPDAKFPHHHHHHCGGNDGVVPVQAKDPSPPVTNHPADNCFELDFSRSKLSAYNYTAQSLSQSISSSDVGVVPDGNCNSMSDTSYPSMKQVSGGGGGGSTGSQATQLSGMDREARVLRYREKRKNRKFEKTIRYASRKAYAETRPRIKGRFAKRTEMESEMVDHIYNSASAAAFMVDAGYGVVPSY is encoded by the exons ATGGGATTCCAGGAACTTAACGGCAAGACTTTCTCGGCGGCGACTTGGGCCTTGGCTGCCAAGCCATGCGACTCCTGCAAGTCCGCTGCCGCCCTACTTTTCTGTCGAGCGGATTCCGCCTTTCTTTGCGTGGGTTGTGACTCCAAGATCCACGGTGCCAACAAGCTGGCGTCTCGCCACGAGCGCGTCTGGATGTGCGAGGTCTGCGAGCAGGCTCCTGCCAGCGTCACCTGTAAGGCCGACGCCGCCGCCCTATGCGTCACGTGCGACCGCGACATCCACTCCGCGAACCCCCTCGCTCGTCGCCACGACCGAGTCCCGGTGGTTCCGTTctacgactcggccgagtccTTGGTGAAGTCTACCGCCGCTGCTGTTGGGTTTCTCGTCCCCGGCGGCGCCGGGGATGAGGAGGACTCCGAGGCTGCTTCATGGCTCCTCCCGAACCCGAAACTCCCCGAAGGACCGGAGGTGAAGTCCGGCGAGGTGTTCTTCTCCGATATCGATCCATTTCTGGATTTTGATTACCCGGATGCGAAATTCCCACACCATCATCACCACCACTGCGGTGGAAATGATGGTGTAGTTCCGGTTCAAGCCAAAGATCCCTCACCTCCGGTCACGAACCACCCTGCTGACAATTGTTTTGAACTGGATTTCTCTCGATCAAAGCTCTCTGCCTACAACTATACAGCTCAATCTCTAAGCCAAAGC ATTTCATCTTCAGATGTTGGGGTTGTCCCAGATGGGAACTGCAACTCCATGTCTGATACATCCTACCCTTCGATGAAGCAAGTGagcggcggcggcggcggcggtTCTACTGGGAGTCAAGCGACCCAATTATCTGGAATGGATCGCGAAGCGAGGGTGTTGAGGTAcagagagaagagaaagaacCGGAAATTCGAGAAAACCATCAGATACGCCTCCAGAAAAGCCTACGCCGAGACGCGTCCAAGAATCAAAGGCCGTTTCGCAAAGCGAACCGAGATGGAATCGGAGATGGTTGATCACATCTACAATTCCGCCTCCGCCGCTGCTTTCATGGTGGACGCCGGATACGGTGTCGTTCCgtcctattaa